A single region of the Cucumis melo cultivar AY chromosome 3, USDA_Cmelo_AY_1.0, whole genome shotgun sequence genome encodes:
- the LOC103488307 gene encoding uncharacterized protein LOC103488307, whose product MTSISLEELHLYHSIDREIFSRLLIKLSRDPAQSLLIISLWLWLEEQGFTNFIFRIMPLSDPSLNSLANEAVFCLSCLDSTNHPGLPHPTVLPATSKAGGREIPVEMFVQNRFRAISGVKYFLTNVCARIFTDILEIVLGRNNSQSNEALVIHGFPHPIFGSITIIPKSLDQDFPTGGLWGWPSADAGMSEDDRTLFLTFSRGFPVTAEEVKGLFVQAFGDCVESIQMEEVEAGEQPLYARMVMSSVVPVDQILDGKRIAKFRINGKHIWARKYERRSELLM is encoded by the coding sequence ATGACCTCCATTAGCTTAGAAGAACTCCATCTTTACCACTCCATTGACAGAGAAATCTTCTCCCGTTTACTCATTAAACTCTCTCGAGATCCCGCCCAGTCTCTTCTAATCATTTCTCTTTGGCTATGGCTTGAAGAACAAGGCTTCACCAATTTCATCTTCAGAATCATGCCTCTCTCCGACCCTTCATTGAATTCTCTAGCCAATGAAGCTGTTTTCTGTCTCAGCTGCTTAGATTCCACCAACCACCCCGGATTGCCCCACCCCACCGTACTTCCGGCCACCTCCAAGGCGGGCGGAAGAGAAATTCCGGTTGAAATGTTCGTCCAAAACCGTTTCAGAGCCATCAGTGGGGTGAAGTACTTTCTCACCAATGTCTGTGCTCGGATTTTCACCGATATTTTGGAGATTGTTTTGGGTAGAAATAATTCTCAATCGAATGAGGCTTTAGTGATTCATGGATTCCCGCATCCCATTTTTGGTTCGATCACAATAATCCCAAAATCCTTGGATCAAGATTTTCCGACCGGCGGGTTGTGGGGTTGGCCGTCAGCGGACGCTGGCATGTCGGAAGATGACCGGACTCTGTTTCTGACATTTTCACGAGGCTTTCCGGTGACGGCGGAGGAAGTGAAGGGTCTATTTGTACAGGCGTTTGGAGATTGTGTTGAGAGTATTCAGATGGAGGAAGTTGAGGCCGGGGAGCAGCCGTTGTATGCTCGAATGGTGATGAGTTCGGTGGTTCCCGTCGATCAGATTCTCGACGGGAAGCGAATTGCCAAGTTCCGTATTAATGGGAAACACATTTGGGCTCGAAAGTATGAGAGGAGATCGGAGTTATTGATGTGA
- the LOC103488306 gene encoding DEAD-box ATP-dependent RNA helicase 15 isoform X1, whose protein sequence is MGETRDNEYEEELLDYEEEEEKAPDSVGAKVNGEAGKKGYVGIHSSGFRDFLLKPELLRAIVDSGFEHPSEVQHECIPQAILGMDVICQAKSGMGKTAVFVLSTLQQIDPVAGQVSALVLCHTRELAYQICHEFERFSTYLPDLKVAVFYGGVNIKIHKDLLKNECPHIVVGTPGRILALSRDKDLSLKNVRHFILDECDKMLESLDMRRDVQEIFKMTPHDKQVMMFSATLSKEIRPVCKKFMQDPMEIYVDDEAKLTLHGLVQHYIKLSEMEKNRKLNDLLDALDFNQVVIFVKSVNRAAELDKLLVECNFPSICIHSGMSQEERLTRYKGFKEGHKRILVATDLVGRGIDIERVNIVINYDMPDSADTYLHRVGRAGRFGTKGLAITFVSSAADSDVLNNVQERFEVDIKELPEQIDTSTYSMFPSFFFV, encoded by the exons ATGGGAGAAACAAGAGACAACGAATATGAGGAAGAGCTCCTCGACtacgaggaagaagaagagaaggcCCCCGATTCCGTTGGAGCTAAAGTCAACGGTGAAGCTGGAAAGAA GGGTTATGTCGGAATTCATAGTTCGGGATTCAGAGACTTTCTATTGAAGCCAGAGCTTCTCCGTGCGATTGTAGACTCTGGATTTGAGCATCCATCTGAAG TACAACATGAATGTATTCCCCAAGCTATCCTCGGCATGGATGTTATTTGTCAAGCTAAATCTGGTATGGGTAAAACTGCTGTCTTTGTTCTGTCAACGCTGCAGCAGATTGACCCTGTGGCTGGTCAAGTATCTGCCCTAGTTCTGTGCCATACCAGGGAGCTTGCATACCAG ATCTGTCATGAGTTCGAAAGGTTCAGCACTTATCTTCCGGATCTGAAGGTTGCTGTCTTCTATGGTGGAGTGAATATTAAAATTCACAAAGATCTTCTGAAAAATGAATGTCCTCATATTGTTGTTGGAACACCCGGAAGGATATTGGCACTGTCGAGAGATAAAGACCTATCCCTGAAGAATGTCCGACATTTTATCTTGGACGAGTGTGACAAGATGCTTGAGTCACTTG ATATGCGGAGGGATGTACAAGAGATCTTCAAGATGACTCCTCACGACAAACAAGTTATGATGTTTTCTGCAACACTTAGCAAAGAAATCCGCCCAGTTTGCAAGAAGTTTATGCAAGAT CCAATGGAAATATATGTAGATGATGAGGCAAAGCTGACATTGCATGGTCTTGTCCAG CACTACATCAAATTGAGCGAGATGGAGAAAAATCGGAAGTTGAACGACCTTCTTGATGCATTGGACTTCAATCAAGTGGTTATTTTTGTCAAAAGTGTTAATAGGGCAGCTGAGCTAGATAAGTTATTGGTGGAGTGTAACTTCCCCTCTATATGCATCCACTCTGGCATGTCGCAGGAAGAGAG GTTGACTCGATACAAAGGTTTTAAGGAAGGACATAAGCGCATTCTTGTGGCTACAGATTTGGTTGGTCGAGGAATTGACATTGAACGTGTAAACATTGTTATCAATTATGATATGCCAGATTCAGCTGATACATATCTGCACAGG GTTGGCAGAGCTGGTAGATTTGGTACCAAAGGGCTTGCAATTACTTTTGTGTCATCTGCAGCTGATTCTGATGTTCTCAACAAT GTTCAAGAAAGGTTTGAAGTCGATATTAAGGAGCTTCCAGAGCAGATTGATACCTCCACTTACAGTAtgtttccttcctttttttttgtttga
- the LOC103488309 gene encoding phospholipase D alpha 1-like has translation MYATVDLDKARVGRTRIVDQPYSPQWNDHFRIYCAHTVSHIIFTVKDGDFIGATLIGRAYVPVEEIIKGFVFEKWVDILDEDGKPLYGRSRIHVKLQFSSVNEDRNWSRGILDPNFECVPFTFFKQRWGCKVSLYQDAHVLNNFLPRVGLSGGNFHEVHRCWEDIFDAISNARHLIYITGWSVYTEITLIRDRERRQTGDDITLGQLLKKKAEEGVTVLLLVWDDRTSIEVFKRDGLMATHDQETAEYFRNSKVRCVLCPRSPDVGRSTIQGFETDTMFTHHQKTVVLDSEIVGGGTEKRRIISFVGGIDLCDGRYDTSQHPLFSTLDSIHYNDFHQPNFSGSSIRKGGPREPWHDIHCRLEGPVAWDILYNFEQRWKKQVGNNSLIPMQKFEEIITRPVMVLPADDPDTWSVQIFRSIDGGAVHGFPNTPEGAAEVNLVTGKNNVIDRSIQDAYINAIRRAKKFIYIENQYFLGSSYGWKAAGIRVEEINALHTIPKEISLKIVSKIEAGERFTAYVVIPMWPEGIPESASVQAILDWQRRTLDMMYTDISQALRKKGLDANPRDYLTFFCLGNREKKRTGEYIPPEKPEPNSDYARAQEHRRFMIYVHSKMMIVDDEYIIIGSANINQRSMDGGRDSEIAMGAFQPRHLASSEPARGQIYGFRVALWYEHLGLFDKVFHNPESEDCIQFVNKLAQENWQFYSDDTYDGDLPGHLLSYPIQVGPNGSVSALPKFEFFPDTKARVLGQLSEYLPPILTT, from the exons ATGTATGCAACAGTCGATCTTGATAAGGCCAGAGTTGGTCGGACGAGAATAGTGGATCAGCCATACAGTCCTCAATGGAACGATCATTTTCGTATATATTGTGCTCATACAGTGTCACATATTATATTCACAGTTAAAGATGGAGATTTCATTGGTGCAACATTAATTGGAAGAGCTTATGTGCCTGTTGAGGAAATCATCAAGGGATTTGTATTTGAGAAATGGGTTGACATATTAGATGAAGACGGTAAACCTTTATATGGTCGTTCTAGAATCCATGTAAAGTTGCAATTTTCAAGTGTTAATGAAGACAGGAACTGGTCCCGAGGAATCTTGGATCCGAATTTTGAATGTGTACCTTTCACATTCTTCAAACAAAGATGGGGTTGTAAAGTTTCTCTTTACCAGGATGCTCATGTTTTAAACAACTTCCTTCCTCGAGTTGGTTTGTCAGGAGGGAATTTTCATGAAGTACACAGGTGTTGGGAGGACATTTTTGATGCAATTAGCAACGCGAGACACTTGATTTACATAACTGGTTGGTCTGTGTATACAGAAATAACTTTGATCAGAGACAGAGAAAGAAGACAAACAGGAGATGATATTACTCTGGGGCAACTGCTAAAGAAGAAGGCAGAAGAAGGTGTGACCGTTTTGCTTCTTGTTTGGGATGACAGGACTTCCATTGAAGTGTTCAAAAGAGATGGTTTGATGGCAACTCACGATCAAGAAACTGCAGAATACTTCAGGAACTCGAAGGTACGTTGCGTTCTATGTCCACGGAGTCCTGATGTAGGCAGAAGTACGATTCAGGGGTTTGAGACTGATACCATGTTTACTCACCACCAAAAAACAGTTGTGCTTGATAGTGAAATAGTTGGTGGAGGAACAGAAAAAAGAAGGATCATAAGTTTCGTTGGTGGCATTGATCTGTGTGATGGGAGATACGATACATCGCAGCACCCTTTGTTTTCAACTCTAGATTCAATCCACTATAACGATTTTCACCAGCCTAACTTTTCAGGCTCTTCAATTAGGAAAGGTGGTCCTCGAGAACCATGGCATGACATCCATTGCCGCCTAGAAGGGCCTGTTGCTTGGGATATTTTGTACAATTTTGAGCAAAGATGGAAAAAGCAAGTTGGAAATAACTCGTTGATTCCAATGCAAAAGTTTGAAGAAATCATTACCCGCCCAGTAATGGTTTTACCAGCAGACGACCCTGACACGTGGAGTGTTCAAATATTTCGGTCTATTGATGGTGGTGCTGTACATGGTTTTCCAAATACACCCGAAGGTGCAGCCGAAGTCAACCTTGTAACTGGAAAGAATAATGTTATAGATAGGAGTATTCAAGATGCTTATATTAATGCTATTCGCCGAGCAAAAAAATTCATATACATTGAGAATCAATATTTCCTTGGAAGTTCTTATGGTTGGAAAGCAGCTGGTATAAGGGTAGAAGAAATCAATGCTTTGCATACTATTCCTAAGGAGATATCACTGAAGATTGTGAGCAAGATTGAAGCTGGAGAGAGATTTACAGCATATGTTGTGATTCCAATGTGGCCAGAAGGTATTCCCGAGAGTGCTTCAGTTCAAGCTATATTAGATTGGCAAAGGAGAACATTAGACATGATGTACACAGATATATCTCAAGCCCTTCGGAAGAAGGGCCTTGATGCAAATCCTAGAGATTACCTGACATTCTTCTGCCTTGGCAATCGAGAGAAGAAGAGAACTGGAGAATATATACCACCAGAGAAACCAGAGCCCAATTCGGATTATGCTCGGGCTCAAGAGCACCGACGTTTCATGATCTATGTTCACTCCAAAATGATGATAG TTGACGATGAGTACATAATTATTGGATCTGCCAACATCAACCAAAGATCAATGGATGGAGGAAGAGACTCTGAGATTGCAATGGGGGCTTTTCAACCTCGTCACTTGGCATCCAGTGAGCCAGCGAGAGGTCAAATCTACGGCTTCAGAGTGGCTCTATGGTACGAGCATCTTGGTCTGTTTGACAAAGTCTTCCATAACCCAGAGAGTGAAGACTGCATCCAATTCGTAAACAAGCTCGCTCAAGAGAACTGGCAATTTTACTCGGACGATACGTACGATGGCGATCTTCCTGGCCATTTGCTTTCCTATCCCATCCAAGTAGGACCCAACGGATCGGTTTCGGCACTgccaaaatttgaatttttccCTGACACGAAGGCTCGTGTTCTTGGCCAACTATCCGAGTATCTACCTCCAATCCTCACCACTTGA
- the LOC103488306 gene encoding DEAD-box ATP-dependent RNA helicase 15 isoform X3 has translation MGETRDNEYEEELLDYEEEEEKAPDSVGAKVNGEAGKKGYVGIHSSGFRDFLLKPELLRAIVDSGFEHPSEVQHECIPQAILGMDVICQAKSGMGKTAVFVLSTLQQIDPVAGQVSALVLCHTRELAYQICHEFERFSTYLPDLKVAVFYGGVNIKIHKDLLKNECPHIVVGTPGRILALSRDKDLSLKNVRHFILDECDKMLESLDMRRDVQEIFKMTPHDKQVMMFSATLSKEIRPVCKKFMQDPMEIYVDDEAKLTLHGLVQHYIKLSEMEKNRKLNDLLDALDFNQVVIFVKSVNRAAELDKLLVECNFPSICIHSGMSQEERCGNSVSSNCQTLLTFFG, from the exons ATGGGAGAAACAAGAGACAACGAATATGAGGAAGAGCTCCTCGACtacgaggaagaagaagagaaggcCCCCGATTCCGTTGGAGCTAAAGTCAACGGTGAAGCTGGAAAGAA GGGTTATGTCGGAATTCATAGTTCGGGATTCAGAGACTTTCTATTGAAGCCAGAGCTTCTCCGTGCGATTGTAGACTCTGGATTTGAGCATCCATCTGAAG TACAACATGAATGTATTCCCCAAGCTATCCTCGGCATGGATGTTATTTGTCAAGCTAAATCTGGTATGGGTAAAACTGCTGTCTTTGTTCTGTCAACGCTGCAGCAGATTGACCCTGTGGCTGGTCAAGTATCTGCCCTAGTTCTGTGCCATACCAGGGAGCTTGCATACCAG ATCTGTCATGAGTTCGAAAGGTTCAGCACTTATCTTCCGGATCTGAAGGTTGCTGTCTTCTATGGTGGAGTGAATATTAAAATTCACAAAGATCTTCTGAAAAATGAATGTCCTCATATTGTTGTTGGAACACCCGGAAGGATATTGGCACTGTCGAGAGATAAAGACCTATCCCTGAAGAATGTCCGACATTTTATCTTGGACGAGTGTGACAAGATGCTTGAGTCACTTG ATATGCGGAGGGATGTACAAGAGATCTTCAAGATGACTCCTCACGACAAACAAGTTATGATGTTTTCTGCAACACTTAGCAAAGAAATCCGCCCAGTTTGCAAGAAGTTTATGCAAGAT CCAATGGAAATATATGTAGATGATGAGGCAAAGCTGACATTGCATGGTCTTGTCCAG CACTACATCAAATTGAGCGAGATGGAGAAAAATCGGAAGTTGAACGACCTTCTTGATGCATTGGACTTCAATCAAGTGGTTATTTTTGTCAAAAGTGTTAATAGGGCAGCTGAGCTAGATAAGTTATTGGTGGAGTGTAACTTCCCCTCTATATGCATCCACTCTGGCATGTCGCAGGAAGAGAG ATGTGGAAATTCTGTTTCTTCGAACTGTCAGACTTTATTAACTTTTTTTG GTTGA
- the LOC103488306 gene encoding DEAD-box ATP-dependent RNA helicase 15 isoform X2: MGETRDNEYEEELLDYEEEEEKAPDSVGAKVNGEAGKKGYVGIHSSGFRDFLLKPELLRAIVDSGFEHPSEVQHECIPQAILGMDVICQAKSGMGKTAVFVLSTLQQIDPVAGQVSALVLCHTRELAYQICHEFERFSTYLPDLKVAVFYGGVNIKIHKDLLKNECPHIVVGTPGRILALSRDKDLSLKNVRHFILDECDKMLESLDMRRDVQEIFKMTPHDKQVMMFSATLSKEIRPVCKKFMQDPMEIYVDDEAKLTLHGLVQHYIKLSEMEKNRKLNDLLDALDFNQVVIFVKSVNRAAELDKLLVECNFPSICIHSGMSQEERLTRYKGFKEGHKRILVATDLVGRGIDIERVNIVINYDMPDSADTYLHRVGRAGRFGTKGLAITFVSSAADSDVLNNVQERFEVDIKELPEQIDTSTYMPS; this comes from the exons ATGGGAGAAACAAGAGACAACGAATATGAGGAAGAGCTCCTCGACtacgaggaagaagaagagaaggcCCCCGATTCCGTTGGAGCTAAAGTCAACGGTGAAGCTGGAAAGAA GGGTTATGTCGGAATTCATAGTTCGGGATTCAGAGACTTTCTATTGAAGCCAGAGCTTCTCCGTGCGATTGTAGACTCTGGATTTGAGCATCCATCTGAAG TACAACATGAATGTATTCCCCAAGCTATCCTCGGCATGGATGTTATTTGTCAAGCTAAATCTGGTATGGGTAAAACTGCTGTCTTTGTTCTGTCAACGCTGCAGCAGATTGACCCTGTGGCTGGTCAAGTATCTGCCCTAGTTCTGTGCCATACCAGGGAGCTTGCATACCAG ATCTGTCATGAGTTCGAAAGGTTCAGCACTTATCTTCCGGATCTGAAGGTTGCTGTCTTCTATGGTGGAGTGAATATTAAAATTCACAAAGATCTTCTGAAAAATGAATGTCCTCATATTGTTGTTGGAACACCCGGAAGGATATTGGCACTGTCGAGAGATAAAGACCTATCCCTGAAGAATGTCCGACATTTTATCTTGGACGAGTGTGACAAGATGCTTGAGTCACTTG ATATGCGGAGGGATGTACAAGAGATCTTCAAGATGACTCCTCACGACAAACAAGTTATGATGTTTTCTGCAACACTTAGCAAAGAAATCCGCCCAGTTTGCAAGAAGTTTATGCAAGAT CCAATGGAAATATATGTAGATGATGAGGCAAAGCTGACATTGCATGGTCTTGTCCAG CACTACATCAAATTGAGCGAGATGGAGAAAAATCGGAAGTTGAACGACCTTCTTGATGCATTGGACTTCAATCAAGTGGTTATTTTTGTCAAAAGTGTTAATAGGGCAGCTGAGCTAGATAAGTTATTGGTGGAGTGTAACTTCCCCTCTATATGCATCCACTCTGGCATGTCGCAGGAAGAGAG GTTGACTCGATACAAAGGTTTTAAGGAAGGACATAAGCGCATTCTTGTGGCTACAGATTTGGTTGGTCGAGGAATTGACATTGAACGTGTAAACATTGTTATCAATTATGATATGCCAGATTCAGCTGATACATATCTGCACAGG GTTGGCAGAGCTGGTAGATTTGGTACCAAAGGGCTTGCAATTACTTTTGTGTCATCTGCAGCTGATTCTGATGTTCTCAACAAT GTTCAAGAAAGGTTTGAAGTCGATATTAAGGAGCTTCCAGAGCAGATTGATACCTCCACTTACA TGCCATCATAG
- the LOC103488305 gene encoding RNA-dependent RNA polymerase 6 translates to MGSEESEKIVVTQVSFGGFDSDVKARDLMSYLESEIGLVDRCRLKTSWTPPESYPDFEVSNVANVIKSDDYKKVVPHAFVHFVSPDSAAEALHAAGRGELLFNGKLLKASLGPESPFHINQRRRTKVPFKLSDVQVDIGNLTCHDGFSVAWRGPSSGMDFLVDPFDGTCKFCFTKDTAFSFKDNNKYTVLKCDYKLEFIVRDINQIKRYTDTSCYVILLQLTSSPCIWYRTADDDIAKSVPYDLLDDDDPWIRTTDFTISGAIGRCNTFRVSVPPRYGIKLNNAMNYLKEQRVHQVSLNRPPKILNEPDYGVQMTDHFFCIFYKEDISFEILFLVNAVMHKGIINQHQMSDRFFDLLRNQPNEVNLAALSHIHSYRRPVLDACKKLKLVQEWLLKNPTLWKRSKELVDIVEIRRLVITPSKAYCFPPEVELSNRVLRRYKDVADRFLRVTFMDEGMKKINSHVYTYYVAPIVKEITSSSFPQKTKIFARMKHILKHGFHLCGRKYSFLAYSSNQLRDQSAWFFAECKNISVDGILGWMGKFTNKNVAKCAARIGQCFSSTYATIEVPRNMVNHNLQDVERNGYVFSDGIGTITPDLAQEVADKLKMDGSLPCAYQIRYAGYKGVVATWPSKEDGIRLALRPSMNKFESDHRILEICSWTRFQPGFLNRQIITLLSTLSVPDEIFWSMQETMISKLDRMITDTDVAFEVLTASCAEQGNAAAIMLSAGFEPRTEPHLRGMLMCIRAAQLWGLREKARIFVTEGRWCMGCFDESGVLQEGQCFIQVSTPLLEKCFSKHGSLFAETKNNLTVVRGTVVIAKNPCLHPGDVRILEAVDAPELHHLYDCLVFPQNGERPHTNEASGSDLDGDLYFTTWDENLIPPSKKSWPPMEYAPADVKTLQRKITRLDIMEFFAKNMINESLGTICNAHVVHADRSKYGALDENCIQLSELAATAVDFPKTGKIVTMPPHLKPKLYPDFMGKEATQSYKSTKILGKMYRRIRDAYDDDDMITSRELNFTPGDVHYDVDLEVAGAEDFIAEAWNQKCSYDGQLSGLLGQYKVNREEEIVTGHIWSMPKYVSRKQGELKEKLKHSYSTLKKDFRQVFENIGPEFEQLTCDERNAFYEKKASAWYQVAYHPTWLKKSLELREPDAPEAIPMLSFPWIAADYLARIKIKCRRMKSFDPTKPINSLVSYLSERI, encoded by the exons ATGGGATCAGAAGAAAGTGAAAAGATAGTGGTAACTCAAGTAAGCTTTGGCGGATTTGACAGTGATGTTAAAGCTAGAGATCTTATGAGTTATCTGGAATCCGAGATTGGGCTTGTGGACAGATGTAGATTGAAAACTTCTTGGACTCCTCCAGAATCATACCCAGATTTTGAAGTCAGCAATGTTGCTAATGTTATAAAATCTGATGATTACAAGAAGGTGGTGCCTCATGCATTTGTGCATTTTGTCTCACCTGACTCTGCTGCTGAGGCTCTACATGCTGCAGGTCGTGGCGAGCTTCTTTTTAACGGTAAATTGTTGAAGGCGAGTTTGGGGCCTGAGAGTCCTTTTCATATAAATCAGAGGCGAAGGACTAAGGTTCCCTTTAAGTTATCTGATGTGCAAGTTGATATAGGGAACTTAACTTGTCATGATGGGTTTTCAGTTGCTTGGAGAGGGCCTTCGAGTGGAATGGATTTTCTAGTGGATCCCTTTGATGGAACCTGTAAATTTTGTTTCACGAAGGATACTGCATTCTCTTTTAAAGATAACAACAAGTATACAGTTTTGAAGTGTGATTACAAATTGGAGTTCATAGTGAGGGACATTAATCAGATCAAAAGATATACGGATACATCATGTTATGTTATTCTCTTGCAGCTTACATCATCACCCTGCATTTGGTATAGAACAGCAGATGATGATATTGCTAAATCAGTTCCATATGATTTGTTGGATGATGATGATCCATGGATCCGGACAACAGATTTCACGATTAGTGGAGCTATTGGTCGTTGTAATACTTTCAGAGTTTCAGTCCCACCCCGCTATGGCATCAAGCTGAATAATGCCATGAATTATCTAAAAGAACAAAGAGTTCACCAGGTCTCCCTCAACCGGCCTCCCAAGATCCTGAATGAACCAGATTATGGTGTGCAAATGACCGATCACTTCTTTTGCATCTTTTATAAAGAAGACATATCCTTTGAGATATTATTTCTGGTAAATGCCGTAATGCACAAAGGGATAATCAACCAACACCAAATGTCTGATAGATTTTTTGATTTGCTAAGAAACCAGCCCAATGAAGTTAATTTGGCTGCTTTAAGTCATATTCATTCTTATAGACGTCCTGTGTTGGATGCCTGTAAGAAGCTAAAACTTGTACAAGAATGGTTGTTGAAGAACCCTACGCTTTGGAAAAGATCTAAAGAGCTGGTAGATATCGTTGAAATCAGGAGATTAGTAATAACTCCTTCAAAAGCATATTGCTTTCCACCTGAAGTTGAACTGTCCAATAGGGTTTTGAGAAGATACAAGGATGTTGCCGATAGGTTCCTCAGGGTTACCTTCATGGATGAAGGCATGAAGAAAATCAATTCACATGTTTATACCTATTATGTTGCCCCCATAGTAAAGGAAATTACTTCAAGCTCCTTTCCCCAGAAGACCAAAATATTTGCAAGGATGAAAcatattctgaaacatggattTCACTTGTGTGGTAGGAAATACTCCTTTTTGGCGTATTCATCCAACCAACTGAGGGACCAATCAGCTTGGTTCTTTGCTGAATGCAAAAATATAAGTGTTGATGGTATTTTGGGTTGGATGGGGAAATTTACCAATAAAAATGTTGCCAAGTGTGCTGCTAGAATTGGTCAGTGCTTTTCATCTACTTATGCAACAATTGAAGTTCCAAGAAACATGGTCAATCACAATCTTCAGGATGTTGAGAGGAATGGATATGTTTTCTCTGATGGGATTGGAACCATTACTCCTGATCTTGCGCAGGAAGTTGCAGACAAACTAAAAATGGATGGGAGCCTGCCCTGCGCTTACCAAATTAGATATGCAGGTTACAAAGGTGTTGTTGCCACTTGGCCATCCAAGGAGGACGGGATCAGACTTGCTTTAAGGCCAAGCATGAATAAATTTGAATCAGATCATAGAATCTTGGAGATCTGTTCATGGACTAGATTTCAGCCAGGTTTTCTTAATAGGCAGATTATAACCCTCCTTTCTACACTAAGTGTTCCTGATGAAATTTTCTGGAGTATGCAGGAGACTATGATTTCAAAACTGGATAGAATGATCACCGATACAGATGTGGCTTTTGAAGTTCTCACTGCATCCTGTGCCGAGCAAGGAAATGCAGCGGCAATTATGTTGAGTGCTGGTTTTGAACCTCGAACCGAACCTCATCTAAGGGGCATGCTAATGTGTATAAGAGCAGCACAGCTGTGGGGCCTTCGGGAAAAAGCTAGGATTTTTGTTACTGAGGGGAGGTGGTGTATGGGGTGTTTCGACGAGAGCGGCGTGTTACAAGAAGGCCAATGCTTCATCCAAGTATCCACTCCATTGCTTGAGAAGTGTTTCTCCAAGCATGGGTCTCTCTTTGCTGAGACAAAGAACAATCTTACTGTGGTAAGAGGGACTGTAGTCATAGCGAAAAATCCGTGCCTTCATCCAGGAGATGTGAGAATTCTCGAAGCAGTTGATGCTCCCGAGTTGCATCATTTGTACGATTGCCTCGTGTTTCCTCAAAATGGTGAACGACCCCATACCAATGAAGCTTCTGGAAGTGATTTGGATGGCGATCTCTACTTCACTACTTGGGATGAAAATCTTATTCCACCTAGTAAAAAAAGTTGGCCACCTATGGAGTATGCTCCAGCGGATGTAAAGACTCTTCAACGTAAAATTACTCGATTG GATATAATGGAGTTCTTTGCGAAAAATATGATCAATGAGAGTCTGGGGACAATATGCAATGCGCATGTTGTTCATGCTGACCGCAGCAAGTATGGAGCTTTGGATGAGAACTGTATTCAATTATCTGAATTAGCTGCCACAGCTGTTGATTTCCCCAAGACAGGGAAGATCGTGACCATGCCTCCCCATTTAAAACCAAAACTATATCCAGATTTTATGGGAAAGGAAGCTACTCAATCATACAAGTCCACCAAAATTCTAGGAAAAATGTACCGCCGAATTAGAGATGcgtatgatgatgatgatatgaTCACATCACGTGAGCTAAATTTTACTCCTGGCGATGTCCATTATGATGTAGACCTCGAAGTGGCAGGAGCAGAAGATTTCATTGCAGAAGCATGGAATCAAAAATGCTCATACGATGGTCAGCTGAGCGGTTTACTGGGACAATATAAAGTTAATAGGGAAGAAGAAATTGTCACTGGACATATTTGGTCCATGCCAAAGTACGTTAGTAGGAAGCAAGGAGAGCTGAAGGAGAAGCTTAAGCATTCTTATAGCACTCTTAAGAAAGATTTCAGGCAAGTTTTTGAGAATATTGGGCCAGAGTTTGAGCAACTCACTTGTGATGAAAGGAATGCATTTTATGAAAAAAAGGCATCTGCCTGGTATCAGGTGGCATACCATCCGACTTGGTTGAAGAAATCATTGGAGCTGCGAGAACCCGACGCGCCTGAGGCCATCCCGATGTTAAGCTTTCCTTGGATTGCTGCCGATTATCTTGCACGAATCAAAATCAAATGCAGGCGGATGAAAAGTTTTGACCCAACAAAGCCGATTAACTCTTTGGTGAGTTATCTCTCTGAACGAATATGA